Proteins found in one Pontibacter sp. SGAir0037 genomic segment:
- the fmt gene encoding methionyl-tRNA formyltransferase — MPKDLRIVFMGTPDFAVPTLQALVENQYQVVAVITAPDKPAGRGQKLHQSPVKEYAVAQEIPVLQPTNLKSEAFLEELRSYKANLQIIVAFRMLPEVVWSMPALGSFNIHGSLLPQYRGAAPINWAIINGEKETGVTSFFLKHEIDTGDMIFQERLPILEEDDFGSIYEKLKHLGAQLAVRTVQAIERDEVQPQPQQTTADTKHAPKIFKDTCHINWNQPAEQVRNFIRGLSPYPAAWTRLGDKTFKIFKTELIEASYDVEPGQLQTDNKTYLHVQTASGALAILDLQMEGKKRMPIQDLLRGYSFKVT, encoded by the coding sequence ATGCCAAAAGACCTTCGCATTGTATTTATGGGTACGCCCGATTTTGCGGTACCCACTTTACAAGCCCTTGTTGAAAATCAGTATCAGGTTGTAGCTGTTATTACAGCTCCTGATAAACCTGCAGGCCGTGGCCAGAAGCTACATCAATCACCTGTAAAAGAATATGCCGTAGCGCAGGAGATACCTGTATTACAGCCAACTAACCTGAAATCGGAGGCTTTTTTGGAAGAACTGCGCAGCTACAAGGCTAACCTGCAGATTATTGTTGCCTTCAGAATGCTGCCAGAGGTAGTGTGGTCTATGCCGGCCTTGGGCTCTTTTAACATACATGGCTCCCTGCTGCCCCAGTACCGCGGAGCAGCCCCTATCAATTGGGCTATTATCAATGGCGAGAAAGAAACCGGCGTTACCTCTTTCTTTCTGAAACATGAGATTGATACCGGCGATATGATATTTCAGGAGCGCCTGCCTATTCTGGAGGAGGATGATTTTGGCAGCATATATGAAAAGCTGAAGCATTTAGGCGCACAACTGGCCGTGCGTACCGTACAGGCCATCGAAAGAGACGAAGTGCAGCCACAGCCACAGCAAACCACAGCGGATACAAAGCACGCGCCCAAGATATTTAAAGATACCTGCCATATTAACTGGAACCAACCGGCAGAACAGGTACGGAATTTTATAAGAGGTCTCAGCCCCTATCCTGCCGCCTGGACGCGCCTAGGTGATAAAACCTTCAAAATCTTTAAAACAGAACTTATAGAGGCCAGTTATGATGTAGAGCCGGGGCAACTGCAGACAGACAACAAAACATACCTGCACGTGCAAACAGCCTCTGGCGCACTTGCTATCCTGGATCTGCAGATGGAAGGCAAAAAACGCATGCCGATACAGGATTTGCTCCGGGGCTATAGTTTTAAGGTTACCTGA